From one Sorangium aterium genomic stretch:
- a CDS encoding RNA polymerase sigma factor codes for MAEIADEHFSFIARYLARLGVRAQDIEDVAQEVLAGAYRALPRFDPSRGTVRSWLMGIATHQASNHFRRAHRRHERLRPFDDLAALPDVTPDSEQHAIARDRRCVLHKLLQELPMERRCVFVAHELEEIDMAEIAQQLSIPLSTAWSRHRLAWVDIEAAMRRWQARQRGRGLAFIPFSAGALVQEARTGREGAPTLLARLCRRARGVFSPWRLPIEGGTPTRAGWLHLAASIAVPLASAAAVIALTLSALRAASTPTAAGQRAASGLAMAAIRTPAPPEALPPSPAALPPLSPAALPTPSPAALPTVPGAAAAAGALPGGEIAGAGSSRATSAAPLARKSAPRPAGRSTLPPAGPSGASNDQEIAAERTLIDGAITALSRGHYAEAKSLLIEHRTRFPAGRLTAERNAALRALRSRTAAAGPRPLL; via the coding sequence ATGGCGGAGATCGCCGACGAGCACTTCTCGTTCATCGCCCGCTACCTCGCCCGCCTCGGGGTTCGCGCGCAGGACATCGAGGACGTCGCCCAGGAGGTCCTCGCCGGCGCCTACCGGGCGCTGCCGCGGTTCGATCCCAGCAGGGGCACCGTGCGGTCGTGGCTCATGGGCATCGCGACCCACCAGGCGTCGAATCATTTCCGACGGGCCCACCGCCGCCACGAGCGCCTCCGGCCGTTCGACGATCTCGCGGCGCTGCCCGACGTCACCCCCGACTCCGAGCAGCACGCCATCGCGAGAGACCGGCGCTGCGTGCTCCACAAGCTGCTCCAGGAGCTGCCCATGGAGCGCCGCTGCGTGTTCGTCGCCCATGAGCTCGAGGAGATCGACATGGCCGAGATCGCCCAGCAGCTCTCGATTCCCCTGAGCACCGCGTGGAGCCGGCACCGGCTCGCCTGGGTGGACATCGAGGCGGCCATGCGTCGCTGGCAGGCGCGGCAGCGCGGCCGCGGGCTCGCGTTCATCCCCTTCAGCGCCGGCGCGCTCGTCCAGGAGGCGCGCACGGGACGCGAGGGCGCGCCGACGTTGCTCGCGCGGCTGTGCCGCCGCGCCCGCGGGGTGTTCTCTCCGTGGAGGCTCCCGATCGAGGGCGGCACGCCGACGCGGGCAGGCTGGCTCCATCTCGCGGCGAGCATCGCAGTCCCGCTGGCGAGCGCCGCCGCCGTCATCGCGCTCACGCTGAGCGCGCTGCGCGCCGCCTCGACCCCGACCGCCGCCGGACAGCGCGCCGCGAGCGGGCTCGCCATGGCGGCCATCCGGACGCCGGCGCCCCCGGAAGCGTTGCCGCCGTCCCCGGCCGCGCTGCCGCCGCTATCCCCGGCCGCGCTGCCGACGCCGTCCCCGGCCGCGCTGCCGACGGTGCCCGGCGCAGCTGCAGCGGCGGGAGCCCTGCCGGGCGGCGAGATCGCGGGCGCCGGGAGCTCGCGAGCGACCAGCGCGGCGCCGCTCGCCCGGAAGTCCGCGCCCCGTCCGGCCGGCAGATCGACCTTGCCTCCCGCAGGACCGTCTGGGGCGTCGAACGATCAGGAGATCGCCGCGGAGCGCACCCTCATCGACGGGGCGATCACCGCGTTGTCGCGCGGCCATTATGCGGAGGCAAAGAGCCTCCTGATCGAGCACCGAACGAGGTTCCCTGCTGGCCGCCTCACCGCCGAGAGGAACGCGGCGCTTCGCGCGCTGCGCTCGAGGACGGCTGCCGCCGGGCCCCGCCCGCTCCTGTAG
- a CDS encoding RNA polymerase sigma factor — protein sequence MGQPHRTLAPSMPLDRQRAFVRLFRGKTYDSVWNWLRRLGVPRRDRRDILQDVFLAGYQSFPSYDPLRARPERWLNRITVHVAAHYRDRAHHRREELSSGHAPRRVADERPNAEEQIDAEQTRSLILSRLRSLQAEEQQILIQHDIEGVPMATVAEQHGIPLSTAYKWRTRALASLRALIEEPRAERRHQRPPRPTASNVAEAAAHPAKGARSANTPRRTALAERPVRSTTAGANRPAAPCRAQPKGAPFLRRPGGDRAHSPARA from the coding sequence ATGGGACAACCGCATCGCACTCTCGCACCGTCGATGCCGCTGGATAGACAGCGGGCCTTCGTCCGGCTCTTTCGGGGGAAGACCTACGATTCCGTATGGAATTGGCTTAGGCGGCTCGGGGTCCCACGCCGCGATCGGCGAGACATCCTCCAGGATGTGTTCCTCGCCGGATACCAGAGCTTCCCTTCCTACGACCCGCTCCGCGCGCGACCGGAGCGGTGGCTCAACAGGATCACGGTCCACGTGGCCGCCCACTACCGCGACCGCGCGCACCACCGGCGCGAGGAGCTGTCCTCCGGCCACGCCCCGCGCCGCGTCGCCGACGAGCGCCCGAACGCCGAGGAGCAGATCGACGCAGAGCAGACGCGCTCCCTCATCCTCTCGCGGCTCAGGTCGCTGCAGGCCGAGGAGCAGCAGATCCTCATCCAGCACGACATCGAAGGCGTGCCGATGGCGACGGTCGCCGAACAACACGGGATCCCGCTGTCGACGGCGTACAAGTGGCGCACGCGCGCGCTCGCGTCCCTGCGTGCGCTGATCGAGGAGCCCCGCGCGGAGCGCAGGCATCAACGACCGCCGCGACCGACGGCGAGCAACGTCGCCGAGGCGGCGGCGCACCCGGCGAAAGGCGCACGATCGGCGAACACGCCACGCCGGACGGCGCTGGCAGAGCGACCCGTCCGCTCGACCACGGCGGGCGCGAACCGGCCTGCGGCGCCCTGCCGTGCGCAGCCGAAGGGCGCGCCGTTCCTGCGGCGGCCGGGCGGGGACCGGGCGCACTCGCCAGCGCGCGCATAG